From Chryseobacterium gallinarum, one genomic window encodes:
- a CDS encoding shikimate dehydrogenase family protein, whose amino-acid sequence MDSNKKLGLIGRNISYSFSKKFFENKFQKLMLKGFSYDIFDLNDINEVENLFSSPELLGFNVTIPYKEKIIDYLDELSDEAEKIGAVNCVLVRNGKKTGYNTDAFGFEKTLLLHKKPSQDKALILGNGGAAKAVKYVLDKYNIPSKTISRNTEINFETLDKKTVQQYKIIIQCTPVGTFPNVEDCLNFPFDGLSSEHLVIDLIYNPNYTQFIINASEKGAKTVNGYYMLEQQAEKAWEIWNFQKK is encoded by the coding sequence ATGGATTCCAATAAAAAATTAGGGTTGATAGGAAGAAATATCTCCTATTCTTTTTCTAAAAAATTTTTCGAAAATAAGTTCCAGAAACTTATGTTAAAAGGCTTTTCTTACGATATTTTTGATTTAAACGACATCAATGAAGTGGAGAATCTTTTTTCATCCCCTGAACTGTTAGGATTCAATGTTACGATTCCTTATAAAGAAAAAATTATAGATTACCTTGATGAACTTAGTGATGAGGCTGAAAAAATAGGCGCTGTCAATTGTGTGCTGGTTCGTAACGGAAAGAAAACAGGATACAATACGGATGCCTTCGGTTTTGAAAAAACATTGCTTCTTCACAAAAAACCTTCCCAGGACAAAGCCCTGATTTTAGGAAATGGCGGAGCTGCAAAAGCCGTAAAATATGTTTTGGATAAATATAACATCCCTTCAAAAACCATTTCCAGGAATACGGAAATTAATTTTGAAACCCTGGATAAGAAAACGGTTCAGCAATACAAAATTATTATACAGTGCACCCCGGTAGGCACCTTCCCTAATGTCGAAGATTGCCTGAATTTTCCTTTTGACGGACTTTCCTCTGAGCATCTGGTCATTGATTTGATATATAACCCCAATTATACACAATTTATCATCAATGCTTCAGAAAAAGGAGCCAAAACAGTAAACGGCTACTACATGCTTGAGCAGCAAGCAGAAAAAGCATGGGAAATTTGGAATTTTCAAAAAAAATAA
- a CDS encoding endonuclease: protein MKQKLLPFLLIFTCICAWAQVPAGYYSAANGLTGPALKTALKNIIQQGHQDKGYNGLWTAYATTDRDFFYDNDGKILDIYSENPAGPDPYSFNLGTSQCGTYSSEGDCYNREHIVPQSLFNEASPMVADVHFIRATDGKVNGMRSNYPFGKVATASFTSQNQSKLGNSASPGYSGIVFEPIDEFKGDVARMIFYFVTRYEAELPTFSTGNMLGGSAFPGLQIWELNQLLEWNAMDPVSPAEIARNDASYIYQGNRNPFIDDASYANLIWSNLPVDTTPPTAPTNVTASNPASNSMTVSWTAATDNVGVTSYQVYANGVLKSTVSGATTSTSVTGLSPLTSYSFYVIARDASGNASPQSNIATGTTLDGPAGNCGTEDFNSITGNDNSYATRTWTNNNIDWISTNTKIDEKINNSRAITIRNGELTSSVISGGIQTLTLTTQRRFSGSNGNLNVLVNGNIVGTIPYSETETTTTINVNISGNVVIKIVNPSSNRPTMDDLSWTCFSSSLATSDIKKEQSVLTIYPNPVKNNELFIKGENLTKISKAEIYDLSGRLMETLANPFKNSNKINLKGLAKGTYLLKTENGSTKFIVE from the coding sequence ATGAAACAAAAACTACTTCCTTTTTTATTAATTTTCACTTGCATTTGTGCATGGGCACAGGTACCTGCAGGCTATTATTCCGCAGCAAACGGCTTAACAGGCCCTGCCCTGAAAACTGCCCTGAAAAACATCATCCAGCAAGGCCATCAGGATAAAGGCTACAATGGTCTATGGACAGCCTATGCTACCACAGACCGTGATTTCTTTTATGACAATGATGGTAAAATCCTGGATATTTATTCCGAAAACCCGGCAGGTCCGGATCCTTATTCATTTAACTTAGGAACCAGTCAGTGCGGGACTTATAGTTCGGAAGGTGACTGTTACAACAGAGAGCATATTGTACCACAGAGCCTTTTCAATGAGGCAAGTCCTATGGTGGCCGATGTTCACTTTATCCGCGCCACAGACGGAAAGGTAAACGGAATGAGATCCAATTATCCTTTTGGAAAAGTAGCAACGGCTAGCTTTACCTCCCAGAATCAATCCAAACTAGGAAACTCTGCATCTCCGGGATATTCGGGGATTGTATTTGAACCGATTGATGAGTTTAAAGGGGACGTGGCAAGGATGATCTTTTATTTTGTTACCAGATATGAAGCAGAGCTTCCTACATTCTCTACCGGAAATATGTTGGGTGGATCTGCCTTTCCCGGATTACAGATATGGGAATTAAATCAGCTGTTGGAGTGGAACGCAATGGACCCTGTATCACCTGCAGAAATCGCAAGAAATGATGCATCTTATATCTATCAGGGAAACAGAAACCCTTTCATTGATGATGCCTCTTATGCGAATTTAATATGGTCCAATCTGCCAGTTGATACTACACCACCTACTGCTCCCACCAACGTTACAGCAAGCAACCCTGCATCAAACTCTATGACGGTAAGCTGGACTGCTGCTACAGATAATGTTGGCGTCACCTCTTATCAGGTATATGCCAATGGTGTTCTGAAATCTACGGTATCAGGAGCAACAACATCTACTTCAGTTACAGGGCTTTCCCCTCTTACTTCATACTCATTTTATGTAATTGCCAGAGACGCATCCGGAAACGCTTCTCCGCAAAGTAATATCGCTACAGGAACTACTCTTGACGGACCTGCCGGAAACTGTGGAACAGAAGATTTCAACAGCATTACAGGAAACGATAACAGCTATGCTACAAGAACATGGACCAACAACAATATTGATTGGATTTCCACCAATACCAAAATAGATGAGAAAATTAATAACTCAAGGGCTATCACCATCAGAAACGGAGAACTTACCAGCTCTGTCATTTCAGGTGGAATTCAGACTTTAACACTAACCACTCAACGAAGGTTTTCAGGATCCAATGGAAATCTGAATGTTTTGGTGAACGGAAATATAGTAGGAACCATCCCTTATTCCGAAACGGAAACCACTACCACCATCAATGTGAATATCAGTGGAAATGTCGTTATTAAAATTGTAAATCCAAGTTCCAACAGACCGACTATGGATGATTTAAGCTGGACGTGTTTCAGTTCTTCTTTAGCAACATCCGACATTAAAAAAGAACAATCAGTACTTACTATCTATCCGAACCCGGTAAAAAACAATGAATTATTTATAAAAGGCGAAAATCTTACTAAAATTTCAAAAGCTGAAATATATGACCTTTCAGGAAGATTAATGGAGACCCTTGCAAATCCTTTCAAAAATTCAAACAAAATTAATCTTAAAGGGTTGGCGAAAGGAACTTATCTTCTAAAAACAGAGAATGGATCTACAAAATTTATTGTAGAATAA
- a CDS encoding ABC transporter permease, protein MKNIAFYIASRYLLAKKGSTAVTFITWLAVGAMTVAVAAMFVIISVFSGLEDLNKDLISNLHADLTIKSASGKTIKNLDKVNAALKNNKEISSFSRVIEEKVYINFNGKGDIAYLRGVDSAYIQVNPINKDVIYGTYPSFRYSNEVIMENSLDNRLSIPVDSSSHYATVFMPKPGTGIISKEEDIFNKRDILVTGVFPGKDQLDNYIISPIELTEEVLNLPKKSAYQIVIKLKNPDNADAVKQSLLTTLGKNIQIKTKEEENAAFWKMINTEKLFIYLIFALVIFITTFNLAGAIIILQLDKKEQAKSLISFGFPLSHLRMTYFYTGILIVISGVITGLILGTALCYFQLYTEFFRANEILPFPVKIVGKNYLIVAFTAALFGITISWFFSKISKDYITKN, encoded by the coding sequence TTGAAGAATATTGCATTTTATATAGCATCCAGATACCTTTTGGCTAAAAAAGGCAGCACCGCCGTTACGTTTATCACGTGGCTGGCCGTGGGGGCTATGACGGTAGCTGTAGCTGCAATGTTCGTTATTATCTCCGTTTTTTCAGGGTTGGAAGACCTGAATAAAGATCTTATTTCTAACCTACACGCAGATCTGACTATTAAAAGTGCTTCAGGAAAAACCATTAAAAACCTGGATAAAGTCAATGCTGCATTAAAAAACAATAAAGAAATCAGCAGCTTCTCCCGTGTTATTGAAGAAAAAGTATATATCAACTTCAACGGGAAAGGCGATATTGCCTACTTAAGAGGAGTAGATTCTGCCTATATTCAGGTTAATCCTATCAACAAAGATGTTATTTACGGAACTTATCCTAGCTTCAGGTATTCCAATGAAGTAATCATGGAAAATAGCCTGGACAACAGGTTATCAATCCCTGTAGATTCTTCCAGCCATTATGCCACTGTTTTCATGCCGAAACCAGGTACAGGTATCATCAGCAAGGAGGAAGATATCTTCAATAAAAGAGACATCCTTGTAACCGGAGTTTTCCCAGGAAAAGATCAGCTGGACAATTATATTATCTCCCCTATTGAGCTTACTGAAGAAGTGCTTAATCTCCCTAAGAAATCCGCGTATCAGATTGTTATTAAATTAAAAAATCCCGATAACGCTGATGCCGTAAAACAAAGCCTTCTTACTACCCTTGGGAAAAATATACAAATCAAGACAAAAGAAGAGGAAAATGCAGCATTCTGGAAAATGATCAATACCGAGAAGCTGTTTATTTACCTGATTTTTGCACTTGTCATCTTTATTACAACATTTAACCTCGCTGGAGCTATCATCATTCTTCAGCTCGACAAAAAAGAACAGGCTAAATCCCTTATTTCATTTGGATTTCCTTTAAGCCATTTAAGGATGACTTATTTTTATACCGGAATCCTTATTGTAATCTCAGGAGTAATTACCGGCTTGATTCTGGGAACTGCACTTTGCTATTTCCAATTGTATACGGAATTTTTCAGGGCCAATGAAATCCTGCCGTTTCCTGTAAAAATCGTAGGAAAAAATTACCTTATCGTGGCTTTTACCGCAGCCTTGTTTGGCATCACCATATCATGGTTCTTTTCAAAGATCAGCAAAGATTATATTACTAAAAATTAA
- the rbfA gene encoding 30S ribosome-binding factor RbfA, with the protein MESNRQRKVAQIIQEDFAELFRKQAAESKQSILVSVSDVKVTADLGIAKIYLSIFPQEFRTAVMKEIEENKPQYRNFIGQKMAKQVRIIPQLNFYLDTALDDVERLERELRGEGDNPVL; encoded by the coding sequence ATGGAAAGTAACAGACAAAGAAAAGTAGCACAGATCATTCAGGAAGATTTCGCAGAACTTTTCCGCAAACAGGCTGCTGAAAGCAAACAAAGTATATTGGTATCCGTTTCAGATGTAAAGGTAACGGCAGATCTGGGTATTGCTAAAATTTATTTAAGCATTTTCCCTCAGGAGTTTCGTACCGCTGTAATGAAGGAAATTGAAGAGAACAAACCTCAATACAGAAATTTCATTGGCCAGAAAATGGCAAAACAGGTACGTATCATACCACAGCTTAACTTTTACCTGGATACAGCTCTTGATGATGTTGAAAGACTGGAGAGAGAATTAAGAGGCGAAGGCGACAATCCTGTTTTATAA
- the mce gene encoding methylmalonyl-CoA epimerase, with amino-acid sequence MKLEHIGIAVKSLGVSDELFAKLLGKDSYKKETVEREGVVTSFYETGESKIELLEASNPESPISKFIEKKGEGIHHLAFGVENILEEVKRLKKEGFQFISEEPKEGADNKLVVFLHPKSTNGVLVELCQEKP; translated from the coding sequence ATGAAATTAGAACATATTGGTATTGCGGTAAAATCTTTAGGAGTCTCTGATGAGTTGTTTGCTAAATTATTAGGAAAAGACTCTTACAAAAAAGAAACGGTGGAAAGGGAAGGTGTGGTAACCTCTTTTTATGAAACAGGGGAGAGTAAAATAGAATTATTGGAAGCCAGTAATCCTGAAAGTCCTATCTCAAAATTTATAGAAAAAAAGGGCGAAGGCATCCATCATCTGGCATTTGGTGTAGAGAATATCCTCGAAGAAGTAAAAAGATTAAAAAAAGAAGGTTTTCAATTTATCTCTGAAGAACCGAAAGAAGGTGCTGATAACAAATTAGTTGTATTCCTTCACCCTAAATCCACCAATGGAGTACTGGTAGAACTTTGCCAAGAAAAGCCATAA